In Euphorbia lathyris chromosome 10, ddEupLath1.1, whole genome shotgun sequence, a single genomic region encodes these proteins:
- the LOC136208555 gene encoding probable LRR receptor-like serine/threonine-protein kinase At2g16250 has protein sequence MVDHRSGGGIAFAFLLLLLKFEPAFLQQTETLSGVERNALLQLRSSLGIRSREWPRKANPCLDWRGITCDNGSVSAINISGFRRTRIGAQNPQFSVDALANLTRLSSFNASRFQLPGSIPDLFGQSLGSLQLLDLSFCSIRNAIPASLGNLTSLTTLYLSGNSLAGSIPSSLSQLVLLSVLDFSLNSLTGSIPDTISTLANLVSFDISSNFLSGSIPTGIGMLVKLQYLNLSSNQLSSSVPAQLGDLANLVDLDLSFNSLSGSVPEDLRKLRNLKRMLLGNNVLVGSLPNLFLATSQLQIVVLKDNGFTGAVPNGLWTVPGLQILDISGNNFTSVLPNSSLNANATTTTAELNISGNLFYGNLTSIMRRFSLVDLAGNYFEGKVPDYVPRNASLVSNCLQNVSNQRSLLECTSFYAERGLIFDNFGLPNSTQPPAEPPPREKSKRRVIILASVLGGVGLIILLVLLLVLLLCIRKRKGTTNQREVAAGPVTGGSSPQPPEASINFSSLGDTFTYQQLLQATGDFNDANLIKHGHSGDLYKGTLENGIFVVIKRVDLQSIKKEAYLLELDFFSKVSHPRLISLLGHCLVRENEKFLVYKYMPNGDLSSSLYRKTSSEDDSLQSLDWITRLKIATGAAEALCYLHHECSPSLVHRDVQASSIMLDDKFEVRLGSLSEVCPQEGDTHQSRITRLLRLPQSSEQSTSASVTATCAFDVYCFGKVLLELVTGKLGMSSSSEAQLKESLEQTLPYISIYDKELVTKIVDPSLIIDEDLLEEVWAMAIVARSCLNPKPSRRPPMRYILKALENPLKVVREENSSSARLRTTSSRGSWNAALFGSWRSTSDVAVIPAGSSTTRPEGTSSFKHSGTSNSQGSGQNGGAGDHSSSHRRYSREIFPEPTDEQDIGRQGQE, from the exons ATGGTGGATCACCGAAGTGGAGGGGGAATAGCATTCGCTTTTCTACTATTGCTATTGAAATTTGAGCCTGCATTTCTTCAGCAAACGGAGACACTTTCAGGGGTTGAACGGAATGCTCTGCTTCAACTTAGATCTTCTTTGGGTATAAGAAGTAGAGAATGGCCTAGAAAAGCTAATCCTTGCTTGGACTGGAGGGGTATCACATGCGACAATGGAAGTGTATCGGCGATTAACATTTCTGGTTTTCGAAGGACCAGAATTGGTGCCCAGAATCCACAGTTTTCCGTTGATGCGCTTGCTAATCTAACCCGTTTGAGTTCTTTTAACGCTTCTAGATTTCAGCTGCCTGGTTCAATCCCTGATTTGTTTGGTCAATCTCTTGGTTCACTTCAACTTCTTGATCTTAGTTTTTGTTCAATACGTAATGCTATTCCTGCTAGTTTAGGGAATTTGACTAGTTTAACCACTCTTTACTTGTCTGGTAATAGTTTAGCCGGTTCAATTCCCTCTAGTTTAAGTCAATTGGTGTTGCTTTCGGTTCTTGATTTTTCTCTAAATTCACTTACGGGATCTATTCCTGACACTATTTCTACCCTTGCCAATCTGGTAAGTTTTGatatttcttccaatttcttaTCTGGGTCGATTCCTACTGGCATTGGGATGCTAGTGAAGCTTCAGTATTTGAATCTTTCGAGCAATCAATTGTCATCTTCGGTACCTGCTCAGCTCGGTGACCTTGCTAACTTGGTTGACCTTGATCTCAGTTTCAATTCATTGTCTGGGTCAGTGCCAGAAGACTTGAGAAAGTTGAGGAATTTGAAGCGAATGCTGCTTGGGAATAATGTGCTTGTTGGGTCTTTGCCTAATTTGTTTCTTGCTACAAGTCAATTGCAGATTGTTGTTCTGAAGGATAATGGTTTCACTGGTGCTGTCCCTAATGGGCTGTGGACGGTGCCCGGATTGCAGATTCTTGATATTTCTGGCAATAACTTCACTAGTGTCCTGCCTAATTCTTCCTTGAATGCCAATGCTACTACTACTACTGCAGAACTAAACATATCTGGGAATTTGTTCTATGGGAATCTTACATCTATAATGAGAAGGTTCAGTTTGGTTGATCTGGCTGGTAACTATTTCGAAGGCAAGGTTCCGGATTATGTGCCTCGCAATGCTTCTCTTGTTAGCAATTGTCTCCAAAATGTATCAAATCAAAGAAGTTTGCTGGAATGTACATCATTTTATGCTGAAAGGGGCctgatttttgacaattttggaCTCCCAAATTCCACACAACCGCCTGCTGAACCTCCTCCAAGAGAAAAGAGTAAAAGAAGAGTTATTATATTGGCAAGTGTTCTGGGCGGTGTTGGGCTTATTATCCTTTTGGTATTGCTTTTAGTGCTTCTACTTTGCATCAGGAAGAGAAAAGGCACGACGAATCAGAGAGAGGTTGCTGCTGGGCCAGTTACTGGTGGGAGCAGTCCACAGCCTCCTGAAGCATCAATCAATTTTTCAAGTCTGGGAGACACATTCACTTATCAGCAACTGCTTCAAGCAACTGGTGACTTCAATGATGCAAACCTGATCAAACATGGCCACTCAGGGGATCTCTATAAGGGTACCCTGGAAAATGGGATCTTTGTAGTCATAAAAAGAGTAGATTTGCAGTCCATAAAAAAGGAGGCATACTTGCTGGAATTGGACTTTTTCAGTAAAGTTTCACATCCAAGATTAATTTCACTCTTAGGACACTGCTTAGTGAGGGAGAATGAGAAGTTCCTGGTGTATAAATATATGCCAAATGGGGATTTGTCAAGCTCATTATATAGGAAAACCAGCTCAGAAGATGATAGTTTGCAGTCACTAGATTGGATTACTCGATTGAAAATTGCAACTGGAGCAGCAGAAGCACTCTGTTATCTCCATCACGAATGTTCACCATCCCTTGTACACAG AGATGTTCAAGCAAGCAGCATCATGCTTGATGACAAATTTGAGGTTCGTCTTGGAAGCCTAAGTGAGGTTTGTCCTCAAGAAGGAGATACTCATCAAAGCAGGATTACCAGATTGCTACGGTTGCCACA GTCATCGGAACAGAGCACTTCTG CTTCTGTAACAGCAACATGTGCCTTCGATGTTTACTGCTTCGGGAAGGTTTTACTTGAGCTGGTAACCGGAAAGCTTGGAATGAGCTCATCTAGTGAAGCCCAACTGAAAGAATCGCTAGAACAGACGCTACCATACATCAGCATTTATGACAAGGAACTCGTAACAAAAATCGTGGATCCATCTTTGATCATTGATGAAGATTTGTTAGAAGAAGTGTGGGCGATGGCTATTGTTGCCAGGTCTTGCCTTAACCCCAAGCCTTCAAGGCGGCCTCCAATGAGATATATACTCAAGGCTCTGGAAAATCCATTAAAGGTTGTACGAGAAGAAAACTCGAGTTCAGCAAGACTTAGAACGACATCTTCCAGAGGATCGTGGAATGCTGCATTATTCGGTAGTTGGCGTAGTACATCTGATGTAGCTGTCATTCCTGCAGGGTCCAGTACCACCAGGCCTGAAGGAACAAGTAGTTTTAAACATTCAGGAACTTCAAATTCACAGGGAAGTGGCCAAAATGGCGGCGCTGGTGATCATTCATCATCGCATAGGCGGTATTCGAGAGAGATCTTCCCTGAACCAACGGACGAGCAGGACATAGGGAGACAAGGGCAGGAGTAG